From Variimorphobacter saccharofermentans, one genomic window encodes:
- a CDS encoding DUF1385 domain-containing protein codes for MKPSGIGGMAVMEGVMMKNKEKYAIAVRKSNKEIVVEKGTHNDFSDKVKLFKLPIFRGMLAFVDSVVIGVKAINYSTSIIEEDETKQVGQKGNTKKTTTASDNTSNPLLMVLAVVVSIIASVALFMVLPVLLTQLFSRFIMNTVVLAVLEAFVRVSVFVVYGILASRMPEIKRAFMYHGAEHKVLNCLENGFELTVENVKWQSKLHKRCKTSFIFLVLLLSIIIFLVLPAGNLAWRIISRIILLPIIAGFSYEFILIAGKSENKAIDILSKPVFWMQGLTTREPEDSMIEVAIASVSAVFDWKLFLDVATTKESKKNKKAKSNAKLRNQKQKVIDKVENEDILEEELMDEEFLVDMTNIKSLDEATIMAEVELTEDTDAGQDVAITEESSAKIRGKSALSGENSRRRIYNPVTFKPVRTSNDDEEDDEILKALDKFFDEDSREK; via the coding sequence ATGAAACCATCAGGTATTGGCGGTATGGCAGTGATGGAAGGCGTTATGATGAAGAATAAAGAGAAATACGCCATCGCCGTACGGAAGTCAAACAAAGAGATAGTAGTGGAAAAAGGTACGCATAACGATTTTTCTGATAAGGTTAAGCTGTTTAAACTGCCCATATTCCGTGGAATGCTTGCTTTTGTGGATTCCGTGGTGATCGGTGTGAAGGCGATAAATTATTCCACCAGTATCATAGAGGAGGATGAAACAAAACAAGTCGGACAAAAAGGGAATACAAAGAAAACAACTACGGCTTCAGATAATACCTCCAACCCACTCTTAATGGTATTGGCTGTTGTGGTATCAATTATAGCCTCTGTTGCTTTGTTTATGGTGCTTCCTGTATTATTAACACAATTGTTTTCAAGATTTATTATGAATACTGTGGTATTAGCAGTGCTGGAGGCATTTGTGAGGGTCTCTGTTTTTGTAGTGTATGGAATACTGGCATCAAGAATGCCAGAAATAAAAAGGGCGTTTATGTATCATGGAGCAGAGCACAAGGTACTTAATTGCTTGGAGAACGGTTTTGAATTAACAGTAGAGAATGTGAAATGGCAATCCAAGCTTCATAAACGGTGTAAAACCAGCTTTATTTTTCTGGTTTTACTGCTCAGTATTATCATTTTCTTGGTGTTACCGGCAGGTAATCTTGCATGGAGAATTATTTCACGTATTATTTTATTACCCATTATTGCAGGTTTTTCCTATGAATTTATACTCATTGCCGGAAAAAGTGAAAATAAAGCAATTGATATATTAAGCAAACCGGTTTTTTGGATGCAGGGTCTAACCACAAGAGAACCGGAGGACTCTATGATAGAAGTGGCAATTGCTTCTGTAAGTGCAGTATTTGACTGGAAGCTGTTTTTAGACGTTGCCACCACGAAGGAGTCCAAGAAGAATAAAAAAGCAAAGTCAAATGCAAAATTACGTAACCAGAAGCAGAAGGTTATTGACAAAGTAGAGAATGAGGATATTCTTGAAGAAGAATTGATGGATGAAGAATTTCTGGTTGATATGACGAATATCAAATCTCTTGATGAAGCTACCATTATGGCAGAGGTTGAGCTGACAGAGGATACCGATGCGGGACAGGATGTGGCAATTACCGAAGAAAGCAGTGCAAAAATCAGAGGGAAATCAGCACTTTCCGGTGAGAACAGCCGTAGAAGAATATATAATCCGGTAACCTTTAAGCCGGTAAGAACAAGTAATGATGATGAAGAAGATGATGAAATTCTAAAGGCTCTGGACAAGTTCTTTGATGAAGATTCCAGAGAGAAGTAG
- the prmC gene encoding peptide chain release factor N(5)-glutamine methyltransferase, protein MSSFRELRMIGQEILREQRIADADVDAWYLLAYVFGISRTEFLLREKECVPEEGKLRYLELIQKRAEHVPLQYITGSQEFMGMDFIVSSDVLIPRQDTELLVEEVLAVCKGKKVLDMCTGSGCIIISLAKLSKLIKATGADISDGALSIAKKNSIKLEAKVEFIKSDLFEQITERFDVIVSNPPYIPTKDIETLMPEVRKHEPTNALDGSEDGLLFYRRIAAEAASYLTKGGYLFLEIGFNQGNEVREILQKEGFTHIDIKKDLSGKDRIVSARSFH, encoded by the coding sequence ATGAGTAGTTTTAGAGAATTACGAATGATAGGGCAGGAAATACTTCGTGAACAAAGGATAGCAGATGCCGATGTGGATGCATGGTATCTGCTTGCCTATGTCTTTGGAATAAGCCGGACAGAGTTTTTGCTGAGAGAAAAGGAATGTGTTCCTGAAGAAGGTAAGTTACGTTACCTGGAGCTAATACAGAAGAGAGCAGAACATGTCCCATTACAATATATTACTGGAAGTCAGGAATTTATGGGAATGGATTTTATAGTAAGCAGTGATGTATTAATTCCAAGACAGGATACAGAATTACTGGTAGAAGAAGTTCTGGCAGTTTGTAAGGGGAAAAAGGTTCTTGATATGTGCACCGGTTCAGGCTGTATTATTATTAGTCTTGCGAAGCTTAGCAAGCTTATTAAGGCTACTGGGGCTGATATCTCGGATGGAGCCCTGTCAATTGCTAAAAAGAATTCGATTAAGCTGGAGGCAAAGGTTGAATTCATCAAAAGCGATTTGTTCGAACAGATAACGGAAAGATTTGATGTTATAGTCTCGAATCCACCTTATATACCCACTAAGGACATCGAAACCTTGATGCCGGAGGTCAGGAAGCATGAACCAACCAATGCTTTGGACGGAAGTGAGGATGGGCTATTATTTTACCGAAGAATAGCAGCTGAAGCTGCGTCCTATTTAACAAAGGGAGGCTACCTGTTTCTTGAGATTGGCTTTAATCAGGGAAATGAGGTTAGGGAAATACTTCAAAAAGAAGGATTTACCCATATTGATATAAAAAAGGATCTTAGCGGGAAAGACCGTATTGTGTCTGCTAGGAGTTTTCATTAG